A genomic region of Bacillus sp. SM2101 contains the following coding sequences:
- a CDS encoding IS3 family transposase: protein IKQYMIYYNKYRYQWNLKKMTPVQYRDHLLNVA from the coding sequence AAATTAAGCAATATATGATTTATTACAATAAATACAGATATCAATGGAATTTAAAGAAGATGACCCCTGTTCAATACAGAGATCACCTTCTTAATGTAGCCTAG